The Sulfurospirillum diekertiae genomic sequence AGTAACGGGTGAATTAAGAGCTTGGTACTTTGATAGGGATACAGGTACTTCTAACCCAACTACGGCTACAACAGGAACAATTGGTAAAGGTAACGCTGACCTTTTTTCAACAGGTGTTATGTTGAGTTATGTAACAGATTCATTGCATGGTTTATCTCTTGGTACAACATTCCAGTCAAGCTATGCTCCATTTGCTGACAACGATGCAAAAAATCTTTATGCATCAGATATGTATGGTTCAGGGGCAGTGCTTTCAGAGGCGTATGTAACGTATACTCTTGGAAAAACAACGGCAAAAGTGGGTCGTCAATTTATTACAAGCCCCCTTGTGAGTAGTTCTGGTTCACGTATGATTAAAGAAGCCTTCCAAGCAGCGGTTCTTATCAACACGGACCTTCCAAATACAACATTAATAGCAGGATATTCTGACAAATTCCAAGGTAGAACATCCGATTATGATAAAAGTGTGGTAGGTGGTGATTCAGGGATGCCTAACTTTAAAAAAGAGGCTGTATTCTACGGAACGGGCACAGCTAATGGTGGATCAAACGTTTTTGGATTTGATGGAGCGTACACAGCTGCTGCGATTAACACATCTATCACAAACTTGACATTAATTGGTCAATACTTATTTGTCAATGATGTTGAATTAACCAATGGTGGTGATGCCAATGTTTTCTATGCAGAGGGTAACTATGTAGTACCTCTAAGCACTATGAAATTACTCTTTGATGCGACATATCGTGGTTCTAGAACATCAAATGAGACATTTGATAGTTTCCATGTTGAAGGTGATATGTACCAAGGACGTGTTGGCTTTAAAGAGCTAGCAGGCTTTAATGGATCTTTGGCCTATAGTACCGTATCAAGTGGGCAAAGTGTTCTCCTAGGTGCAGGAAATGGACCAACAACGTATACCGCTCCATTGATCAAAGGTGCCGAAGTCACTTCAGGTGCTAATACAGATGCTTATAAAGTTGAAGTTGGTTATGATTTTACAAAAGTGGGTGTTACAGGTCTTAAAGTCTTAGGACAATATGTAAAAATCAATCAAGACGCTTCATCTGTCGCTGTAGGCGATATATTGAATAAGGCCTCTAGTGATACAAAAACAAAATACTGGGAAGGACAAATTGCTTATGACATCCCTTCACTTAAAGGGTTAACGTTATCTCTTGAGTATGAAAATGCTACAAAAGATGTTGCAGCATTGGGTGCGACAGCTGCTAGTTCAACAGACTTTAATGAAATGAGATTTAGAGCTAATTACAAATTCTAATTGAAACTCCGTCTCTTTTGAGGCGGAGTTTTCCCCTCAATTGCTCTAAATAGGGAGATATTCCTTTTATATGTGCATGAATGTTCTCTAAATTATTTAAATTTTAAGTTATAATCATTATAATGTATTAATTATATAAATTTTTATACAATGAATACATTATGCAAATTTTTTTCATTCTACATTGTTAAGGTACAAATATTTTTTTAAAGCCTCTGCTTGATGTTATGATTTATTGATACTAAAGAATTCATAAAATATTTTAATCAGATATATCGTTATATATAAAAAAAATACTACAACTTAAAAAGAGGGGCAGGGATGAATGTAACTGGGAAAAGAGCATTAGTGTTTAGTCTTATTGCACTGTGCAATCTGTATGGGCAAGATTCTTATCAATTAGAAGAGGTCGTTGCAACGGGAAAAACAGGGAGTGCCACAGCTTTTGAAACGGGTGGCAAAGAAAATATCAATTCACAAGGATACAATAAAGACGCCATCGATCTTTACAGTGGACCCATTGGTATTTCAGCGCTGAAAGTTGTTGGTATGTCGCCTTCAGTAGATTATCAACCTGCCGAAGTTTTTGGCTCAAATGAAACATCGTTTCACGATCCGCTACGTATTCGCGGTAAAAGTCAGTCAGGGCCTGGCGGCGTTTACATGTTAGAGTCACTCCCCATTAGTGGCAATCCAGGGGGAGGAAAAACCATATTTGATCTGGAAAATATCTCATGGATCGACCTTTACAAAGGGTATATGCCTGCTGAAAAAAGTCTTGGCTTCTCCAACCTCATTGGAAAAGTCGATATGATGGTCGATCGACCCAAAAAAGAGATGGAAACAACGGTGTCTCAAACTGTCGGTTCAGATCATGCATTACGAACCTTTTTGCGTTTTGATACGGGGCAAATGGGTGATGTTTCAGCGTTTGGATCGGTTTCTAAAACCAGTGGCGATAAATGGAAAGGCGAAGGTGATCTGGATCGAACCAACGTTATGTTAGGCATGACCTACAGACCGAATGATAACTTTAAAAGTGAGCTATTTTTTGCGCACAGCGAAGACGATCATAATAACTATTATGGGCTTTCATACGCAGAAGCTAAAGATTTGGACACGAATTATAAAAAAGACTGGAATACAGCGTATCCTACAACAAAAAATGCTAACTATTACGATTGGAATAAGCAATCTTTTACCGATGACGTCGTAACGGCAAATCTAGAGTACCGTTTTGCGAATGACTCTGTTTTAAGTTTTAAACCGTACTATTCAAAGGACAGAGGTGAATATTGGTTCACCAATATGCCCGCAACTCCAGCCACATCGCCTGTGACCCAATGGCTCGTTGATCATGATAGGTATGGCGCGGTATTGGCCTATGAGATACCAATCATCGAAGAGATGGCGATGAAAATTGGCTATTGGTATGGAGAGCAAGATCTTCCAGGACCACCAACAAGTCGAAGAATGTATACGGTCAGTAACACAGGACAATTAAAATACAATGGTTGGAATACGTTAGCAGAAGAGTCAACGCACACGTTTAGCTCACCGTTTGTACAATTCAGCGGTGACATTAAAGATTTTAGCTACGCTTTTGGCATACGATACCTTGACTTTAAACTTGCAGGAATTAACAGCCACACAGCAGGTGCGAATAGTGCTGCTGTAAGTTCAGATTACGATACAGCACTTAGCCAAGTTGCGCTTGATCCATGGTCCAGTGTTGCTTCTAAAACCTTTACTGAATGGTTACCAAGTGCCTATTTAGGCTATAAGATAACCTCCAATACGGAAGTCTATTTTGATTACGGTAGAAGTTACGGTTATGATGTCAATCTTTTCCCAACGTACATTTCCAATCGAGCGACGTATGTGAGCAAAGGGGTCTCTCTTCAGAAATTATGGGATAAGCAAAACCTAGAGATTTCCGATAACTACGATATTGGTCTAAAGTATAGCATTGGAAGCATTGTTTTGTCTCCAAATCTCTTTTATACCAAAGTATCGGGTAAACAAGCCACCATTTATGATACCCAATACGGTATAAATTATCCGACCAATAACCTTGACGCTGAAAGTTACGGTGCTGAGTTTGCCATTAGTGGTGCAGCTACGGAGTCTATAGATTTTCTTGCCAGCGCTTTTTACAATCGCTACTATTACACAGAGGACTTTCAGACCAGTGCACTAGCGACAACATCGACAAAAAACAATCAAGTGCCTGATGCCCCAAGGCAAGGGCTTAAAGGTTCTATGACGTATAAAATGGGTAGCTGGAAATTCACGCCAATCGTTCGCTATACGGCTAGCAGGTACGGTAATGTGGAACATACGCAAGAGATTCCTTCGTTTACAACGGTGGATTTTAATGTCGATTATAAATTGCCTAAAATACAAGGCATAAAAGAGGGTGATGTACAATTAAGCTTTGTTAATCTTTTGGATAAACACTATATTGCTTCGATTGTAACACCGGATAATGCACTTGCCGCCGATACAACGCAACCAACGTATTTGTCAGGCATGCCATTTGGTGTCTATTTGACGCTTGGTATGAAATTTTAAGTCAGCATTTTTTCAGAAGTTTTGCCCATACACACAGCATGGGCAAAGCCTAAATTTATAAATACGAATAAGCTGTTTTTTGGGTATTTAGTTATTTATCTAAATAAATTTCAATGCGCTCTTTACCTTTGCCTATATTTTTTCGTTTTAAGGAAAGTTTACCAATTTCACCTGTGCGTTTTAAATGTGTGCCACCGCAAGGAACTTGTGCGAAACCATCGATTTCCCAGTAACGTCTTTGGTTTACAAGATCGCTGTAATCACTTTTGATGGGTAGGTTTTTCTCGATCAATTCCGTTGCTTTACGAAGCAAGAGGGGAAATAAGGTACTAATATTTTCATGCCAAAAAAAATCAATGCGTGCTTTATCTTGGGCGATGTGCGCGCCGATTTTTTCCACAGAACCTAGTTCTTGATAGAGGAGTTCCAAGATTAATTCTGCGGCAAAATGGTGTTGCATCAAGCTATAACGCCTCTGCCAGTCGATCTTGACTGTGACGTTTTGATCCACATGAAGTGTGTGACCGCTTGCTAGGGTGTAGCGTATATTGGTGCCTTCTTTCGTCGCATCTAAGACTTCAACGCCTCCAATAGTTCCAAAATCACTCTCTTGACCGCCTGAAAAGGCATAAAAAATGGTTTGATCTAAGTAAATACAATCACCCTCAACCGCTTCAATTTTTGCTTGAATTTCGCTCGCATAAGGGTCATTCCAAAAAAGCTTATCTAACATAACGTTCTCCATAGTTTAATACATGAATATTATATAAAAAATCGAAAGGAAGAGGTGATTTTTATTTTTACATGTAAAGAAGATACCGTATTAAAAGCTAAATATTTAATGCCTAAATAAATGGAGACAGATAAATGATGGTAGGCTACTTTAATACAATTAAGCACTAAATCTTTTACATGTAAATAAAAAGTAGCCTGTCCCTATTTTCTACACTCAGTTTTTTGAAAAATGCAGAATTGCTTTTACATGTAAAAACAAAGTGGCTTGTTTCCTAAATTCGTCATATTGAATTCTCAATAAATTTTTTAAATAAAATGCTACCAATAATACTTGTTGTTATGCCCATAATTATTGATATGATAAAATAAAACCAATTCCTTTGTCTTTTAGTTTTTAGTTTTAGTTTTTCTACTTATCGCTAATGATGATAATAATACAAAACTTTTTGGCCTATTGTTAGCATTACTACCTATAAAGCCTCCTAAAATTATTGATATTATAAAAGAAGCAAATAAAACTGCTGAAAATATATATGATAACTGAGTTTCTGTACCACCTATAACAAAATCTAGTAAATTATTTATTTTGTATGTAAGAAATTCTATAGGTTCAATAATTTCCTTTGCCTTGACATTTATATTTTCTAAGTACATATTTCGATATATGGAATATGTATTCCAAGCTCCAAATAGCATACTTGCAAAAAATAATAATCCTGATAAGAATCCAATAAATGAACTATTTTTGTATAAAAATTGCTCAAGTTTACTTGGCATTTTTGTTAATGATTTAACATGCCCTGTTAATAAAGATTCAATATCGATTCCCCATGTCCTCTCTGTATGATTAATTCTACAAAATATTCCCGTTTGTTTGAAGTATCTTAATTGTCTAAATAATATTGAGTCTTCATCTTCTAAAACCAATTCAGTATCTGCATCAAATATTAAATTTATTTCTTGTTTTTCTGAAACAGATTTATTTTTTAAATTTTATTAAATATGTCCATGATAAGGCTACGCCTATTGATTCTAACGGCCTGACTTCAGTATAATGCTCAAAATCTGCAATACTATTTAATAATACGGATGTGTCATCGTTATACAATATTTTTACTGTAAATTGAACTAGTTGAGCATCATTCTGTTGTTGAATTCTTTGTTCAATTAAATAAAAAGTATTAATAATATCATCCTTTGAAACTTCAAAAGTTCCTCTAAAGGCTTTTTCAATTGTTTGCGGTTTTCCAAGTAATCCAGAAATAAATGCTCCGAAATCATTTGGATTACATGGTAGAGTTACTGCAAAATTTTCTTGGCCATCTTTTTTAAATAAATCAATATCTGGCATATATATTCCTTTATATATTAAACTATATTAGACATCTTGCAAAACTCAAATAAAAGGCACTAAAAATGCTTGGCAAAAGAGATGAAAAAATATGAACAAATGCAAAAGCATAAACCCAAAGATTTTAAGCGCCATATTGGCGTTAATGAAGAGACATTTAACGCAATGATAGAGGTGTTTAGGCAATACGATGAGAATCGTAAAAAAGGATTAGGTGTGGGAGGGAGGAGATCTCTTTCGCCAGAAAATAAAGTACTTTTGATGCTTGGCTATTATCGTGAGTATCGCACCCTTGAACATATTGGATTTGATTATGGTGTGAGTGAATCGACAGCTTCGAGGATTGTGTGTGAAGTAGAAGATATTTTGATTAAATCTGGTAGATTTTCATTGCCAAGTAAGAGAGAACTTTATAAAAGTAATGTTGAACTTTCCTTTGTTGTCATTGATGCGACAGAAGTTCCATGCCAAAGACCCAAAAAAAGCAAAGAGAGTACTACTCAGGCAAGAAAAAGAGTCATACTCTAAAAGGACAGATTGTGATTGATAAAGAGGAGAGGATTATTTGTGTGCATACCGCTAAAGGTACTACACATGATTTTAGACTGTTTCAAGAATCTAATCTTCCCTTGATGCCCTGTACCTGTGCTTATGTTGATTTAGGATATCTGGGTATTGCAAAAGAGCATAGCCATTGTCAGATTCCATATAAAGCCTCAAAACTTCATCCTTTGAGTGATGAGCAAAAAAAGAAAAACAGACAAAAAGCACGTGCTAGAATATGCGTTGAACATGTGAATGCTAAAATCAAAACATTTCAGATACTTACTCAAAAATACCGAAATAGAAGAAAACGATTCAATCTACGCTTTAATTTGATATGTGGATTAATCAACTTTGACCGTGGTTTTGCTGTGGAATACAAATGAGTTTTGCAAGATGTCTATTATTTAATAACCATTATATACTGCTGTGCTTGCGTTTAGTTAAATAAAAGGTGAGAATGGTTGCTTTCTTCTGCTTTGCCCCCTTTTTTTACATGTAAACCCCAAATCCCCACAAAATTAAATTTACAAAACTAAAGTATTGACTTAAGTCATAGATTGGATTTTTGCTTAGTGATAGAATGACCTCGTAACTCAAAATAGGAGGTTTCAATATGTCGCTTTCAAGAAGAGACTTTTTAAAAACATCTGCCGCTGTGAGCGCTGCTGCTGCGGTGGGCATTAGCGTGCCTTCCGAGCTCAAGGCTGCAGGGGAACACGCCGAAAAAGATTGGCGCTGGGACAAATCTGTGTGTCGATTCTGTGGTACCGGTTGTGGTATTATGGTGGCGACCAAAGAGGGTAAAATTGTCGCGGTCAAAGGTGATCCAGCGGCTCCCGTCAACCGTGGACTTAACTGTATCAAGGGCTATTTTAATGCCAAAATCATGTATGGCGCCGATCGTCTTAAAGAACCACTTTTACGCATGAACGACAAAGGCGAATTTGACAAACACGGTCAATTCAAACCTGTCTCATGGAAACGTGCGTTTGACGAGATGGAAAAACACATGAAAGCCGCGATGAAAGCGGGCGGTCCAGAAGCCATTGGTGTGTTTGGTTCAGGTCAATACACGATTCATGAAGGTTATGTCGCCGCAAAATTGATGAAAGCGGGCTTTCGCTCCAATGCCATCGATCCTAATGCGCGTCACTGTATGGCTTCAGCCGTTGTTGGCTTTATGCAAACCTTTGGTATCGATGAGCCGGCAGGCTGTTACGATGACATTGAACTGACCGATACCATTGTTACTTGGGGTGCCAACATGGCGGAGATGCATCCGATTTTGTGGTCAAGGGTGAGTGATCGAAAACTGACCTCTCCCGATAAAGTCAAAGTGGTGAACCTCTCTACATATACGCACCGTTGTTCTGACCTTGCGGACACGGAGATTATCTTCTCTCCAAGTACCGATCTTGCGATTTGGAACTACATTGCACGTGAGATTGTTTACAATCATCCAGAAGCGATTGATTGGGATTTTGTGAAGAAAAATACCATTTTTGCAACCGGTTTTTCGAATATCGGTTATGGTATGAGAACGGAAGCTGAGGCTAAAAAATTAGGCTACTCCGATAAAGAACTTGAGATTATTAAAAAAGAAGAAGCGAAAGTTATTTCTGAGAAAGAAGCTCCAGGTCTTGCACACTTAGGTGTTAAAGCGGGCGATACTATGAAAATGGATAAAGCAGATGCTGCGATGCTTCACTGGGAAATTAGCTTTGAAGATTTTAAAAAAGGTTTAGAGCCTTATACCCTTGATTATGTTGCAAAAATTGCTAAAGGCAATCCTGATGAGACCATCGAGAGCTTTAAAGCAAAACTGCAAACACTTGTAAGCCTTTACATTGAAAAAGAGCGTAAAGTTGTCAGCTTCTGGACAATGGGCTTTAACCAACATCAACGAGGTACATGGGTAAATGAACAAGCGTATATGGTTCACTTTCTCCTTGGCAAACAAGCCAAACCCGGTTCTGGAGCATTTTCTTTGACAGGACAACCGAGTGCGTGTGGAACAGCGCGTGAAGTCGGTACCTTTACACACCGTTTACCTGCCGATATGGACGTTTCGATTCCTGCACACAGAGCCGTGAGTGAGAAAATATGGAAATTACCAGAGGGCACACTCAATCCAATGGGTTACCAACATATTATGAATATTCACAGACAAATTGAGAGTGGCAAGATCAAATTTGCATGGGTCAATGTCTGTAATCCATACCAAGACACAGCGAACGCTGAACACTGGATCAAAGCGGCTCGTAAAGCTGACAACTTTATCGTCTGTTCTGACGCGTATCCAGGAATTTCTGCCAAAGTGTCTGATCTGATCTTACCTTCTGCGATGATTTATGAGAAATGGGGCGGATACGGTAACGCTGAGCGAAGAACACAACAATGGAAACAACAAGTTCTCCCCGTTGGCGAAGCGATGAGTGATACATGGCAATGGGTTGAGCTTTCAAAACGCTTTACGATTGCAGATGTTTGGGGTGAACAACCAATCAAGGGTGGCAAATTACCAAATGTTATCGAAGCGGCAAAAGCGATGGGCTATAAAGAGACCGATACTTTGTATGATGTTTTGTTTGCTAATGAATTTTTCAAATCTTTCAAAGCACAAGACCCTATTGGTGAAGGCTTTGATAACACCGAAGTCAACGGCGATAAACGTGGTGTCATGGGCAGTGACGGTAAAGAGTGGAAAGGGTATGGCTTCTTCTTGCAAAAAGCGATTTGGGAAGAGTACCGCAAGTTTGGGGCTGGTCATGGACATGACTTGGCTGACTTTGACACCTACCACAAAGTAAGAGGACTGAAATGGCCTGTTGTCGATGGTAAAGAGACACAATGGAGATTTAACGCTAAGTATGATCCGTATGCTGCAAAAGAAAACAATGGTGAGTTCGCATTTTATGGAACATTTGCAAAAGCGATCAAAAAAGGTAACTTACTCAAACCAACCACCGAAGAGACATACCCGCTTAAAAATAAAGCGAAAATTTTCTTTAGACCGTATATGGATCCATGCGAAATGCCAGATGCGCAGTATGATACATGGTTGTGTACAGGGCGTGTGCTAGAGCACTGGCATAGTGGTACGATGACGATGAGGGTTCCTGAGCTTTACCGTGCTGTTCCTGAGGCACTTTGTTATATGCACCCAGAAGATGCGAAAGTGAAAGGCTTTATCCAAGGCGAATTGATTTGGATAGAGAGTCGCCGTGGATCATGTAAAGCACGTGTGGAAACCAGGGGACGTAATCGAACACCGCGTGGGCTTGTATTTGTTCCTTGGTTTGATGAGAAAGTTTTCATCAACAAAGTATGTCTTGATGCAACATGTCCTCTTTCTAAACAGACGGACTATAAAAAGTGTGCGGTCAAACTTTATAAAGCATAAGTAATAAAATGGAAACAACAGATAAAATCGCAATCTCAGACCGCCGTAAATTCCTCGCTTTGATGGCTCAAAGTGGTGGATTCATGGCGTTGGGTGGCATGGTTTGGACAGGGTATTTGGAAGAGGCAAAAAGCGCTCCGTTGGTTTTACGACCACCTGCTGCAGTCTTGGAAAAGGACTTTATGCGCTTGTGCATCAAGTGTGGGCAGTGTGTTGTCGCATGTCCTTACCATACGCTTAGCCTTGCCAAACCGGGTGACACAAAGCCGTTGGGAACACCGTTTTTTATTCCTCGTGAAGTACCGTGTCACATGTGTACGGATATACCGTGTGTACCTGTCTGTCCCACGGGAGCATTGGATGAGAAGAGTGTTTCTAAAATCACTGAAGGTGTCTTTGAACTGGACATCACCAAAGCGCGCATGGGACTTGCCGTCGTTGATGTCCAGTCCTGCATCGCATTTTGGGGAATTCAGTGCGACGCGTGTTACCGAGCATGTCCTATTATGGACAGTGCGATTAAGTTAGAGTATAGACGCAATGAGCGAACGGGCAAACATGCCTATTTGACACCGATAGTCAACAGTCTTACCTGTACGGGATGTGGTTTGTGCGAGAGAGCCTGTGTCACTGAAAAAGCAGCAATCCATGTGTTGCCTTTGGAAATCGCCACAGGAAATATCGGCTCACACTATATTAAAGGCTGGGAGCAGGGGGATGAGCAACGCTTAGAAAAAGCGAGTGGTGATGTTACAACGCATACCAAACGTAGCGAGAAGTCTGCGACAGACTACTTGAATTCGAATGAGGAGATGTTCAAATGAGAGAATGGATCAGAAGCCACCGTTTTATGATGGCACGACGCTTCACTCAACTGAGCATTCTTGGTTTGTTTGTGGCTGCCAATGGTTATGGGTTTAGGCTACTCAATGGTGATTTAAGCGCCTCTTTGGTGATGAAAAAACTTCCTTTAGCCGATCCTTTTGCCTTATTGCAGATATTAGCGACGGGTGCGATTGTAGGCATAGATGTACTTACGGGTGCAGCTTTGATCCTACTGTTTTACATGGTTGTCGGTGGGCGCGCATTTTGTTCATGGGTTTGTCCTCTCAATATGGTAACCGATGCTGCAAATGGAACACGAAGAGTCCTTCTTTTGGATAAAACCGTTGAAAAGAAGGTGTGGATGAGTCGTAATGTAAGGTATTGGGTTTTGGCTCTTAGCCTTATATTATCGTTTCTGACAGGCGTGGCTGCATTTGAAATGGTCAGTCCTATTGGGATTTTAAATCGGGGTATCATCTTTGGGATGGGCATGAGCGCGGCTCCTATACTTTGCATTTATCTGTTTGATCTTTTTGCCGTAAAAAATGGCTGGTGCGGACACATTTGCCCTTTGGGCGGGTTTTACTCTCTTGTTGGGCGTTTAAGTCTGGTACGTATTAAACACGACCACACGAAGTGTACCTTGTGCATGAAGTGTAAAGAGATTTGTCCTGAGAAGCAGGTTCTTGGCATTATCTCCAAAAGGAGCGGTGCCATAACTTCAGGAGAGTGTACTAATTGTGGACGATGTGTTGAAGTGTGTGAGAGTGATGCACTCTCTTTTGGTGTGCGGAATTACATTAACACAAATGTAGGAGAAAAAGAATGACTAGTATAAAAACGTTGATAATGGGTTCTTTGATAAGTATTATTGTGGCAAGCGGATGTGCGGTGTCGCAATCATACAATGAAGAGGATTTAGGGCTTAGAAAGGTGGATCTCTACAGCGAAAAAACCGTTGTGGGTGAGCCAACATCATACTCAACAGTGTCTGCTGGTGAGTCAAAAACGATTCAAAGGTCGTTTGAAAATGCACCTCCGTTGATTCCACATGATGTGGAAGGAATGCTCGATATGACGAAAGAGAACAATGCGTGTACGGGTTGCCACATGCCTGAAGTTGCTGAGGCAGTGAAAGCGACTCCGATTCCGAAGTCTCACTTTTTCGATATGAGAACGCAAAAAGTGCTTACAGAGATGAGTTCTGCACGCTATAACTGTTCAGCATGTCATGTGCCTCAATCTGCCAACGAGCCTTTGGTTCAAAATAATTTTAAACCAGACTATCGTAAAGAGAGTGAGAAAAGTCGTTCAAACCTCATTGATAACCTTAATGAAGGTGTGAAGTAGCCATGACAAATGGTAGCAGAAGAGGGGTTTTTACCTCTCTTTTTGGTAACAAAAAGGCGCAAAAAAATCAAAATGAGTTGTGTGTGCGCCCTCCTTACCATCATGTGGGGTATGAATTTTTGGATCATTGCGTTACATGTAAAGATACGCCTTGCATGAATGCGTGTGAAGAAAAGATTATCGTCCTCTCTGCTGCCACCCATACCCCTTACTTAGACTTTACCAAAGGTGGATGTACCTTTTGTGAAGCGTGCGCAAGGGCGTGCCCAAGTGGTGTTTTAAGTCTTACATGTAACGATGAAAAAGATTTACATGTAAAAGCGAAGATTGATATAATAGCCTGTATGGCATGGCATCAAAGTCTGTGCAATAGCTGTTTGGATGCGTGTGAACCTAGAGCCATTCAATTTTTAGGGCTTTGGAAACCGCAAATAGAGATGGATGTCTGTAATGGATGTGGCATGTGCGTCGGCATCTGTCCTAGTAATGCGATTATAATCCAAGAGGAGAAAAAGGCATGAAATTATTTCTGTTTCTAAATCTCTTGACAAGTGTGCTGTTAAGTGCAGCGTTAGTACCAGAACGAACAATAGAAACGGCTGGAACGGTACAACATATAGCTTTGGTTGAGGGAAAGATCATCGCAGGAACAAGCGCAGGAACTCTTGAGGTGTATCAACTGAGTGATGCGACCAAACTTTCTCAAACCAAATTTCCGAATATAAAAGATTTTACAGGCGATGAGGTTGCTCCTAAAGTTTTTTCAGTTGATATGCTAGGCAACACGCTTCTTGCTGTCGTTCAAGCCAGTAACGGTGCGCGTGAGTTATACCTTATAGAAGAGGGTAAGCCTAAAGTGCTCATAGACGCTACGGCTAATCTTTTCATCTCCAAAGCACAATTTGTCGATAAAAAGCACATTTTGGTGGCACTTCTCAGTAATGAGATTTTTTTGTGGGACATTCAAACGAAAAAAGAGATTTACCGCATTCAACCTTCCTCTTCACACTTTAGCGATTTTGCATTGAATGAAACAAAAAGTAGGGTCGCAAGTGCATGTGAGTCGGGTGAAATCACTCTCTTTGATGTTTTAAGTGGCAAAATTACTCAAGTGCTCAAAGGCGGTAATGTGGACAATGTTTATACTGTGGATTTTAAAAAAGATAAAGTGCTCTGTGCGGGTCAAGACAGACGTGGCATTGTTTACACTCTTCAAAATAGCACGTATGAACGATTTGATGGCTCGTTTCTCATTTATGCGGGAGCACTGAGTCCTAGCGTAACGTTGGGTGCGTTTGCCTTTAATGAACAGAATGATATTGTTGTGTTTGATCTTGCCACAAAAGCGAAAGTTCATACGCTTAAAGGGCAAAAAAGTACGCTCAATACCATCATCTTTGCGACGGAGAAAGAGCTTGTCAGTAGCAGTGACGATCAATTTATTATGATTTGGAGAATCCCATGAATATTTCAAGTATTGTG encodes the following:
- a CDS encoding OprD family outer membrane porin, which codes for MKLAKLSLVAIVVAGLASSSFAASDTLADAFKNGKVTGELRAWYFDRDTGTSNPTTATTGTIGKGNADLFSTGVMLSYVTDSLHGLSLGTTFQSSYAPFADNDAKNLYASDMYGSGAVLSEAYVTYTLGKTTAKVGRQFITSPLVSSSGSRMIKEAFQAAVLINTDLPNTTLIAGYSDKFQGRTSDYDKSVVGGDSGMPNFKKEAVFYGTGTANGGSNVFGFDGAYTAAAINTSITNLTLIGQYLFVNDVELTNGGDANVFYAEGNYVVPLSTMKLLFDATYRGSRTSNETFDSFHVEGDMYQGRVGFKELAGFNGSLAYSTVSSGQSVLLGAGNGPTTYTAPLIKGAEVTSGANTDAYKVEVGYDFTKVGVTGLKVLGQYVKINQDASSVAVGDILNKASSDTKTKYWEGQIAYDIPSLKGLTLSLEYENATKDVAALGATAASSTDFNEMRFRANYKF
- a CDS encoding TonB-dependent receptor; protein product: MNVTGKRALVFSLIALCNLYGQDSYQLEEVVATGKTGSATAFETGGKENINSQGYNKDAIDLYSGPIGISALKVVGMSPSVDYQPAEVFGSNETSFHDPLRIRGKSQSGPGGVYMLESLPISGNPGGGKTIFDLENISWIDLYKGYMPAEKSLGFSNLIGKVDMMVDRPKKEMETTVSQTVGSDHALRTFLRFDTGQMGDVSAFGSVSKTSGDKWKGEGDLDRTNVMLGMTYRPNDNFKSELFFAHSEDDHNNYYGLSYAEAKDLDTNYKKDWNTAYPTTKNANYYDWNKQSFTDDVVTANLEYRFANDSVLSFKPYYSKDRGEYWFTNMPATPATSPVTQWLVDHDRYGAVLAYEIPIIEEMAMKIGYWYGEQDLPGPPTSRRMYTVSNTGQLKYNGWNTLAEESTHTFSSPFVQFSGDIKDFSYAFGIRYLDFKLAGINSHTAGANSAAVSSDYDTALSQVALDPWSSVASKTFTEWLPSAYLGYKITSNTEVYFDYGRSYGYDVNLFPTYISNRATYVSKGVSLQKLWDKQNLEISDNYDIGLKYSIGSIVLSPNLFYTKVSGKQATIYDTQYGINYPTNNLDAESYGAEFAISGAATESIDFLASAFYNRYYYTEDFQTSALATTSTKNNQVPDAPRQGLKGSMTYKMGSWKFTPIVRYTASRYGNVEHTQEIPSFTTVDFNVDYKLPKIQGIKEGDVQLSFVNLLDKHYIASIVTPDNALAADTTQPTYLSGMPFGVYLTLGMKF
- a CDS encoding alanine--tRNA ligase-related protein codes for the protein MLDKLFWNDPYASEIQAKIEAVEGDCIYLDQTIFYAFSGGQESDFGTIGGVEVLDATKEGTNIRYTLASGHTLHVDQNVTVKIDWQRRYSLMQHHFAAELILELLYQELGSVEKIGAHIAQDKARIDFFWHENISTLFPLLLRKATELIEKNLPIKSDYSDLVNQRRYWEIDGFAQVPCGGTHLKRTGEIGKLSLKRKNIGKGKERIEIYLDK
- a CDS encoding transposase family protein; protein product: MKKYEQMQKHKPKDFKRHIGVNEETFNAMIEVFRQYDENRKKGLGVGGRRSLSPENKVLLMLGYYREYRTLEHIGFDYGVSESTASRIVCEVEDILIKSGRFSLPSKRELYKSNVELSFVVIDATEVPCQRPKKSKESTTQARKRVIL
- a CDS encoding transposase family protein, whose amino-acid sequence is MPKTQKKQREYYSGKKKSHTLKGQIVIDKEERIICVHTAKGTTHDFRLFQESNLPLMPCTCAYVDLGYLGIAKEHSHCQIPYKASKLHPLSDEQKKKNRQKARARICVEHVNAKIKTFQILTQKYRNRRKRFNLRFNLICGLINFDRGFAVEYK